One Mobula birostris isolate sMobBir1 chromosome 4, sMobBir1.hap1, whole genome shotgun sequence DNA window includes the following coding sequences:
- the LOC140196425 gene encoding E3 ubiquitin-protein ligase MSL2-like isoform X1: MDIGNAAETGRRRKNDRKRARRRRRQQQQEQQQHSGLPGRSDAAMNPVNATSLYVSTCRYIMQCEPQEPGSFPEIYKLLPYLRQSLSCCVCGNLLKDPIAPTNSTCQHYVCKMCKGKKMMMKPSCSWCKDYEQFEENKQLSILVRCYKKLCEYVAESPISQHLTTVMDGAPDILNLLQEGLSLDEERQGTAASANALNLSNSPTPSTSECTSDLEMASTPQIIENIQDREQVSSNTELTCSSFNGLPGCNGLSVGEFTVNISSESSERLNTSCTGEDFKNRDISDNLQAVNEVVSCSNVDVVGVDICSYGEDIKPLLLTGGHVFQDLENVANDLDACSNYSQSISEAITPNGPHLDAKPISLPSKSSIFVSSNAPPHGIPCVAATPKIVRMNRKRSRSESDSEKIQPLPISRIIHGPALGAAAPIPAKRETKMSTETVVTVPNGGTLKVGKSLLATSKNVKKHSEHGTKKSHSKVKQGATKSKTKEKVHSSAIMPGSPSKIAYKKPPEKKGCKCGRATQNPSVLTCRGQRCPCYSNRKACLDCICRGCQNSYMANGEKKLEAFAVPEKALEQTRLTVGISLTSISNAVRNASTSASVINVTTGSPIPTFLAASPHDDKSLDETIDYRYDC, translated from the exons ATGGACATTGGCAACGCCGCGGAAACTGGGCGTCGGAGAAAAAACGATCGGAAACGCGctcggcggcggcggcggcagcaGCAACAGGAGCAGCAGCAGCACAGCGGCCTCCCGGGCCGCTCCGACGCCGCCATGAATCCGGTGAACGCCACCAGCCTGTACGTGTCGACCTGCCGCTACATCATGCAGTGCGAGCCGCAGGAACCCGGCTCCTTCCCCGAAATCTACAAACTGCTGCCTTACCTACGCCAGTCCCTCTCCTGCTGTGTCTGCG GAAACCTACTGAAAGATCCAATTGCTCCTACAAACTCCACTTGCCAGCATTATGTCTGCAAAATGTGTAAAGGCAAAAAAATGATGATGAAGCCTTCTTGTAGTTGGTGCAAAGATTATGAACAGTttgaggaaaataaacagttgagCATTCTGGTGCGTTGCTACAAAAAACTATGTGAATATGTAGCGGAATCCCCAATTTCACAGCACCTCACTACAGTTATGGATGGTGCTCCTGACATCTTAAACCTGCTGCAGGAGGGCCTCTCATTGGATGAAGAGAGGCAAGGGACCGCTGCTTCAGCAAATGCTTTAAACTTATCAAATTCCCCAACCCCGTCAACCTCGGAATGCACCAGTGACCTGGAGATGGCATCAACACCACAAATCATTGAAAATATTCAAGATCGTGAGCAGGTTTCCAGTAATACTGAATTAACATGCTCTAGTTTCAATGGATTGCCTGGTTGCAATGGACTTTCTGTTGGCGAATTTACTGTAAATATTTCTTCTGAAAGTTCAGAAAGGCTCAATACATCCTGTACAGGAGAGGATTTCAAAAATAGGGACATTTCTGACAATTTGCAGGCAGTCAACGAAGTAGTTTCTTGTAGTAATGTTGATGTAGTGGGTGTTGACATTTGCAGTTATGGTGAGGACATAAAGCCATTGTTACTTACTGGTGGACATGTATTTCAAGACTTAGAAAATGTTGCAAATGATCTAGATGCTTGTAGCAATTATTCACAATCGATATCTGAGGCTATTACACCCAATGGACCTCACTTAGATGCCAAACCTATCTCCTTGCCTTCTAAAAGCAGTATTTTTGTTTCTAGCAATGCACCCCCTCATGGTATTCCCTGTGTAGCAGCAACGCCCAAAATTGTACGGATGAATCGGAAGCGATCCCGGTCAGAGAGTGACAGTGAAAAAATTCAGCCCCTACCTATTTCCAGAATTATACATGGTCCGGCATTAGGGGCAGCTGCTCCTATTCCTGCCAAACGAGAGACCAAAATGTCCACCGAAACTGTAGTCACGGTGCCAAATGGGGGCACGTTAAAAGTGGGCAAATCCTTGCTTGCAACTAGTAAAAATGTTAAAAAACATTCAGAACATGGAACAAAGAAATCACACTCAAAAGTAAAGCAGGGAGCAACCAAATCTAAAACCAAGGAGAAGGTTCATAGCAGTGCTATAATGCCTGGTAGCCCATCAAAAATAGCATACAAAAAGCCCCCCGAGAAGAAGGGGTGCAAGTGTGGACGTGCTACACAAAACCCAAGTGTTCTTACTTGTCGTGGGCAACGTTGCCCTTGTTACTCAAATCGCAAGGCCTGTTTGGACTGCATTTGTCGTGGATGCCAGAACTCATATATGGCCAATGGTGAGAAAAAATTGGAGGCTTTTGCCGTGCCAGAGAAGGCCTTGGAACAGACCAGGCTTACAGTGGGCATCAGTCTAACCAGCATCAGCAATGCGGTGCGGAATGCAAGCACGAGCGCAAGTGTCATCAATGTGACAACTGGGTCGCCAATACCTACTTTCCTAGCTGCCAGTCCACATGACGACAAAAGCCTGGATGAAACTATTGACTATCGATATGACTGTTAG
- the LOC140196425 gene encoding E3 ubiquitin-protein ligase MSL2-like isoform X2 codes for MCKGKKMMMKPSCSWCKDYEQFEENKQLSILVRCYKKLCEYVAESPISQHLTTVMDGAPDILNLLQEGLSLDEERQGTAASANALNLSNSPTPSTSECTSDLEMASTPQIIENIQDREQVSSNTELTCSSFNGLPGCNGLSVGEFTVNISSESSERLNTSCTGEDFKNRDISDNLQAVNEVVSCSNVDVVGVDICSYGEDIKPLLLTGGHVFQDLENVANDLDACSNYSQSISEAITPNGPHLDAKPISLPSKSSIFVSSNAPPHGIPCVAATPKIVRMNRKRSRSESDSEKIQPLPISRIIHGPALGAAAPIPAKRETKMSTETVVTVPNGGTLKVGKSLLATSKNVKKHSEHGTKKSHSKVKQGATKSKTKEKVHSSAIMPGSPSKIAYKKPPEKKGCKCGRATQNPSVLTCRGQRCPCYSNRKACLDCICRGCQNSYMANGEKKLEAFAVPEKALEQTRLTVGISLTSISNAVRNASTSASVINVTTGSPIPTFLAASPHDDKSLDETIDYRYDC; via the coding sequence ATGTGTAAAGGCAAAAAAATGATGATGAAGCCTTCTTGTAGTTGGTGCAAAGATTATGAACAGTttgaggaaaataaacagttgagCATTCTGGTGCGTTGCTACAAAAAACTATGTGAATATGTAGCGGAATCCCCAATTTCACAGCACCTCACTACAGTTATGGATGGTGCTCCTGACATCTTAAACCTGCTGCAGGAGGGCCTCTCATTGGATGAAGAGAGGCAAGGGACCGCTGCTTCAGCAAATGCTTTAAACTTATCAAATTCCCCAACCCCGTCAACCTCGGAATGCACCAGTGACCTGGAGATGGCATCAACACCACAAATCATTGAAAATATTCAAGATCGTGAGCAGGTTTCCAGTAATACTGAATTAACATGCTCTAGTTTCAATGGATTGCCTGGTTGCAATGGACTTTCTGTTGGCGAATTTACTGTAAATATTTCTTCTGAAAGTTCAGAAAGGCTCAATACATCCTGTACAGGAGAGGATTTCAAAAATAGGGACATTTCTGACAATTTGCAGGCAGTCAACGAAGTAGTTTCTTGTAGTAATGTTGATGTAGTGGGTGTTGACATTTGCAGTTATGGTGAGGACATAAAGCCATTGTTACTTACTGGTGGACATGTATTTCAAGACTTAGAAAATGTTGCAAATGATCTAGATGCTTGTAGCAATTATTCACAATCGATATCTGAGGCTATTACACCCAATGGACCTCACTTAGATGCCAAACCTATCTCCTTGCCTTCTAAAAGCAGTATTTTTGTTTCTAGCAATGCACCCCCTCATGGTATTCCCTGTGTAGCAGCAACGCCCAAAATTGTACGGATGAATCGGAAGCGATCCCGGTCAGAGAGTGACAGTGAAAAAATTCAGCCCCTACCTATTTCCAGAATTATACATGGTCCGGCATTAGGGGCAGCTGCTCCTATTCCTGCCAAACGAGAGACCAAAATGTCCACCGAAACTGTAGTCACGGTGCCAAATGGGGGCACGTTAAAAGTGGGCAAATCCTTGCTTGCAACTAGTAAAAATGTTAAAAAACATTCAGAACATGGAACAAAGAAATCACACTCAAAAGTAAAGCAGGGAGCAACCAAATCTAAAACCAAGGAGAAGGTTCATAGCAGTGCTATAATGCCTGGTAGCCCATCAAAAATAGCATACAAAAAGCCCCCCGAGAAGAAGGGGTGCAAGTGTGGACGTGCTACACAAAACCCAAGTGTTCTTACTTGTCGTGGGCAACGTTGCCCTTGTTACTCAAATCGCAAGGCCTGTTTGGACTGCATTTGTCGTGGATGCCAGAACTCATATATGGCCAATGGTGAGAAAAAATTGGAGGCTTTTGCCGTGCCAGAGAAGGCCTTGGAACAGACCAGGCTTACAGTGGGCATCAGTCTAACCAGCATCAGCAATGCGGTGCGGAATGCAAGCACGAGCGCAAGTGTCATCAATGTGACAACTGGGTCGCCAATACCTACTTTCCTAGCTGCCAGTCCACATGACGACAAAAGCCTGGATGAAACTATTGACTATCGATATGACTGTTAG